Proteins from one Mesoplasma sp. JKS002658 genomic window:
- the yihA gene encoding ribosome biogenesis GTP-binding protein YihA/YsxC: MIKWAEFVKSAASKDGWIDDEVPEVLFVGRSNVGKSSIINALTNNKKMAKVSSHPGKTRLLNFFDINHHQFRIVDAPGYGYAQVSSDLKASFAPMMEEYLTNRTNLRLVLMLVDLRHSPSKDDLIMYDYLKHYHVPVVLIGTKLDKLKQNEIKKNVELIRTSLNVDSTTPLIKTSVTKNQNIDQIYLTICQYLNLTPLS; encoded by the coding sequence ATGATTAAATGAGCAGAATTTGTAAAATCAGCAGCTAGTAAGGATGGTTGAATTGATGATGAAGTTCCTGAAGTGTTGTTTGTTGGTCGTTCTAATGTCGGAAAATCTTCAATCATTAACGCGTTAACGAATAATAAAAAAATGGCAAAAGTGTCTTCACACCCCGGAAAAACCCGTCTTTTAAACTTTTTTGATATTAACCATCACCAGTTTCGAATTGTTGATGCACCAGGGTATGGTTATGCTCAAGTTAGCAGTGATTTAAAAGCAAGTTTTGCCCCAATGATGGAAGAATATTTAACCAATCGAACTAACCTTAGATTAGTTTTAATGTTAGTTGATTTACGTCACTCTCCAAGTAAAGATGATTTAATAATGTATGATTATCTTAAACATTATCATGTTCCTGTGGTTTTAATTGGTACGAAGTTAGATAAACTAAAGCAAAACGAGATTAAAAAAAATGTTGAGTTAATTCGTACTAGTTTGAATGTTGATTCCACCACTCCTTTAATTAAAACTTCAGTGACCAAAAACCAAAATATTGACCAGATTTATTTAACAATTTGTCAGTATTTGAATTTAACCCCCCTATCATAA
- a CDS encoding MATE family efflux transporter, with translation MTATVTNKITAIDTDKDFSQSANLFTKREWIMRYATPFKALMFMAGPMVIIQLVNSLYGIIDKQLALNFAIDSVLTMYKHSDQDMFPYITGILHLNNPLSEGIPVVVGSSDNWSQDGIDFAKQLINVSTQYSNTIITLLSALALLPAVGTAINWGQAMGRRDKARMDGILINGLLQAFVMGGVGILVLHFVAPYIITSQANMSYGGKDSSLIFLLSNSYTQMFIWGFPMLALSIFLSTLLRTEGKVWWVIGINIVAICLNILFGELFMDIAPASEKMQAAVYGSFFAWGFSIVAILIVIAFSKNTLLKINLKQIKFKWTDARLIWINGFSPFLANFIFAASNFVTTLLITVAHPGAQVHDAIVVNFFTSTRTDTTYISPTLRVMSSVFPWLNILYAPIIGMMEGANANYSYCKGAQKRYRMVQIWRLHLLINIAWGIFCLIVIVGAGKPMMEAFDGPKELNWWFLAYISGIVFAAMTYSALSLFQGTGHALNAILIAVFRSLLFGIGFIIIGWVIAKKLSHDGTQDWTIFLFNGLSEIPAVIVTFILLSNLTKKTIKKYEINDVPDNFVSPSLQQAALNEVNMAYQVNLNHLDRWYEQAILRATNHHQPKKLAKLETKYEQQETKIATIRSKAIQKVEKKYMFDTMSLGQSPRDTAKKLLDRSQAKQLYALEHKKNGYNKKIKTKLEQEFKVKHEKLQQRMDQHDEYYVGILSGKIKLTPIKVFFSPIEPQPLWALDATKISF, from the coding sequence TTGACAGCAACTGTAACTAATAAAATTACTGCAATTGATACTGATAAAGATTTTTCTCAGAGTGCGAATCTTTTTACAAAACGAGAATGAATCATGCGTTATGCCACTCCTTTTAAGGCATTGATGTTCATGGCTGGACCAATGGTAATTATCCAGTTGGTGAACTCGTTGTACGGGATTATTGATAAGCAATTAGCACTTAACTTTGCAATTGATAGTGTTTTGACAATGTATAAACATTCTGATCAAGATATGTTTCCTTATATCACCGGAATTTTACACCTAAATAATCCACTTTCTGAAGGAATTCCTGTTGTTGTTGGAAGTTCTGATAATTGAAGTCAAGATGGAATTGATTTTGCCAAACAACTAATTAATGTTTCAACCCAGTATTCAAATACCATCATTACCTTGTTATCTGCTTTAGCCTTGCTTCCTGCTGTAGGAACAGCAATTAACTGGGGACAAGCAATGGGGCGGAGAGACAAAGCCCGAATGGATGGGATTTTGATTAATGGTTTACTTCAAGCCTTTGTGATGGGGGGGGTTGGTATTTTAGTCCTCCACTTCGTGGCTCCCTATATTATTACTTCCCAAGCAAATATGAGTTATGGTGGCAAAGATTCTTCTTTAATCTTTTTGTTATCAAATAGTTATACACAAATGTTTATTTGAGGTTTTCCGATGTTGGCGTTGTCAATTTTCCTTTCAACCCTTTTAAGAACTGAAGGAAAAGTTTGGTGAGTGATTGGAATTAACATTGTAGCGATTTGTTTAAACATTCTGTTTGGTGAGTTGTTTATGGATATTGCTCCAGCATCAGAAAAGATGCAAGCTGCAGTTTATGGATCATTTTTTGCTTGAGGATTTAGTATTGTAGCGATTTTAATAGTGATTGCTTTTTCAAAAAATACCTTGTTAAAAATTAATTTAAAACAGATCAAATTTAAATGAACTGATGCCCGGTTAATTTGAATTAATGGTTTTTCTCCCTTTTTAGCTAACTTTATTTTTGCTGCTTCTAATTTTGTGACAACCCTTTTAATTACAGTTGCGCATCCAGGAGCCCAGGTCCATGATGCGATTGTGGTTAACTTTTTCACTTCAACAAGAACTGACACTACTTATATCTCTCCAACCCTGAGGGTTATGAGTTCGGTCTTTCCGTGACTAAATATTTTATATGCTCCGATCATTGGAATGATGGAGGGAGCTAATGCAAACTATTCTTATTGTAAAGGAGCGCAGAAACGTTACCGAATGGTGCAAATTTGAAGACTCCACCTTTTAATTAATATTGCCTGGGGAATCTTTTGTTTAATCGTGATTGTTGGAGCAGGAAAACCGATGATGGAGGCTTTTGATGGTCCAAAAGAATTAAATTGATGGTTTCTTGCTTATATTTCTGGAATTGTCTTTGCAGCAATGACTTATAGTGCCTTATCTTTATTTCAAGGAACTGGTCATGCTTTAAACGCAATTCTCATCGCAGTCTTTCGTTCGCTACTATTTGGTATTGGTTTTATTATCATTGGGTGGGTAATTGCTAAGAAACTTTCTCATGATGGTACTCAAGACTGGACAATTTTCTTGTTTAACGGTCTTTCAGAAATTCCTGCTGTTATTGTTACTTTCATTTTATTAAGTAACTTAACCAAAAAAACAATTAAGAAGTATGAAATTAATGATGTTCCCGACAATTTTGTTTCTCCCTCACTTCAACAAGCAGCCTTAAATGAAGTTAATATGGCCTATCAGGTAAATTTAAACCATTTAGATCGTTGGTATGAACAAGCAATTCTTAGAGCTACTAACCACCACCAACCAAAAAAACTAGCTAAATTGGAAACCAAATACGAGCAGCAAGAAACAAAGATTGCGACGATAAGAAGTAAAGCAATTCAAAAGGTTGAAAAGAAATATATGTTTGACACGATGAGTCTTGGTCAATCACCTCGTGATACAGCAAAGAAACTTCTTGATCGTTCTCAAGCTAAACAACTTTATGCTTTAGAACATAAAAAGAATGGTTATAACAAGAAAATAAAAACTAAGTTAGAACAAGAATTTAAGGTTAAACATGAAAAATTGCAACAAAGAATGGATCAACATGACGAGTATTATGTTGGTATCTTGAGTGGAAAAATTAAATTAACACCAATCAAAGTTTTCTTCTCCCCAATTGAACCGCAGCCATTATGAGCATTAGATGCGACTAAAATTAGTTTTTAA
- a CDS encoding NAD(P)-dependent oxidoreductase, translating to MNKQVLVIGANGHLGQMVVQDLLQNNAKVVTLTRKPFKVTNTTDIVGDPKNYDDVKKAATEVDAIISTVGAGSIDELIAIATNVAKVAAEIKVPLIWSAGAGTLIQKDGTRLIDQPQSNFPAPLAAAIFGHAKVKDLFPTIDELNYVFVSPAFTLDLERPEHSFKLEVTDQVLYNKDDESIIGYLTQAKILVYLVDHYQDYLNKQITSVETD from the coding sequence ATGAATAAACAAGTATTAGTAATTGGTGCTAATGGTCATTTAGGTCAAATGGTCGTTCAAGATTTATTGCAAAACAATGCTAAAGTTGTTACTTTAACCAGAAAACCGTTTAAAGTAACTAACACCACTGATATCGTTGGCGATCCAAAAAACTATGATGATGTCAAAAAAGCTGCTACAGAGGTTGATGCAATCATTTCTACAGTAGGAGCAGGAAGTATTGATGAATTAATCGCTATTGCTACCAATGTTGCTAAAGTAGCTGCTGAAATTAAAGTTCCACTGATTTGATCAGCAGGAGCAGGAACTTTGATTCAAAAAGATGGCACTCGTTTAATTGATCAACCACAAAGTAATTTCCCTGCTCCACTTGCAGCAGCAATCTTTGGTCATGCTAAAGTCAAAGATTTGTTTCCTACCATTGATGAGTTAAACTATGTTTTTGTTTCTCCTGCCTTTACTTTAGATTTAGAGCGACCAGAACATTCCTTTAAATTAGAAGTGACTGATCAAGTGTTATACAATAAGGATGACGAATCAATCATCGGTTATTTAACCCAAGCTAAAATTCTGGTTTATTTAGTTGACCATTACCAAGATTATTTAAACAAACAAATCACTAGTGTTGAAACTGACTAG
- a CDS encoding cation-translocating P-type ATPase: MKPDWETLTTQEVATVVDTNFETGLSQEEASLRLEKNGKNQIPEGKTRPWYITFLLALVEPLQIILMIAAIISVIAPKIGNWDIPLEIGDFIDFIVIILIVVIDAILETVQTVKARKSVDSLKSLSRPQAIVIRNNKTFEIDATQLVVGDVVVIEAGRYIPAELRVIESSDFTVDEAILTGESFPVDKHAKAIKKTDILADQTNICFMNTFAVSGRGVGVVIKTGLDTEIGKIAQTINDNKVSQTPLEKKLTKFSYWISIAAVLIGIIIFIGLYLSGEKTSWSSYLMVAITLAIGVIPESLSAVVSITLSFSTKRLAEENVIVKKLASVETLGSVNVICTDKTGTLTQNRMTVQKVIINSEIIAAAEYLKTPDNHEKDIFKKLLVLPNDAITQGDDRVGDPTELALIDFAELMKVDEIKYRKKFKRLDEIPFDSKRKLMTTINKDGDHQLVAVKGAIDELLKRCTRIQVKNKVLTLSSKDKEAILKLSEELSDQALRVLGFAYGLDQKPGAYEENLIFIGAVGMIDPVRDSAVQAVKTAHQAGIRVVMITGDHQITALAIARELGIAYSDYEVMTSKTLQSLDDEQLNRVVDTINVFARVNPEHKVRIVQALQAKNNITSMTGDGVNDAPSLSIADIGVAMGITGTDVAKQASDVILSDDNFATMMKGVNEGRNVWQKIRRTIVFLLGVNIANVLGILIVSLINHNSPLEATDILWINLVVESLLAISMGMGPNDNSLMGLPPIKNNNSGLLKGLLFPILKIGIIQGGVMIAAFYVGMIVTPSDLYTNLPADAFKDGMSHSFDNWQQAIKDSNFISNSTTKTQILVYGRTAMFIVATFAPTIIAHIIRLSNWKSYRKLKYEWNKPLLLFSAIALGLDLLIIFIPGLNNEVFSLLPTHDWSVHNCWIIFVSIAFALASPLLILITDGVVFFGYHYALNPWERNRALVSGMVKQDNEKKRDQMKKNKKD; encoded by the coding sequence ATGAAACCTGATTGAGAAACCCTAACCACTCAAGAAGTAGCAACTGTGGTTGATACAAATTTTGAAACTGGTCTAAGTCAAGAAGAAGCTAGTCTTAGGTTAGAAAAAAACGGAAAAAACCAAATTCCTGAAGGAAAAACCCGACCTTGATATATCACTTTTTTGTTAGCCTTGGTTGAACCTTTGCAAATTATTTTAATGATTGCTGCGATAATTTCAGTCATTGCTCCCAAAATCGGGAATTGAGATATCCCCTTAGAAATTGGCGATTTTATTGATTTTATTGTCATTATTTTGATTGTGGTCATTGATGCGATTTTAGAAACTGTCCAAACAGTCAAAGCAAGGAAGTCAGTTGATAGCTTAAAGTCACTTTCTCGTCCCCAAGCAATTGTTATCCGTAATAACAAAACTTTTGAAATTGATGCTACCCAACTTGTGGTTGGAGATGTTGTTGTAATTGAAGCAGGAAGATATATCCCTGCAGAACTACGGGTTATTGAAAGTAGTGATTTCACTGTTGATGAAGCGATTTTAACTGGTGAATCATTTCCTGTTGATAAACACGCCAAAGCAATTAAAAAAACTGATATCTTGGCTGATCAAACCAATATTTGTTTTATGAATACCTTTGCAGTTAGTGGTCGGGGTGTTGGTGTAGTTATTAAGACAGGTTTGGATACTGAAATTGGGAAAATTGCTCAAACTATTAATGATAATAAAGTTAGTCAAACTCCCCTAGAAAAGAAATTAACAAAGTTCAGTTATTGAATTTCTATTGCTGCTGTTTTGATTGGAATTATTATTTTTATTGGTTTGTATTTAAGTGGTGAAAAAACTTCTTGGTCAAGCTATTTAATGGTTGCAATTACTTTAGCAATTGGAGTAATTCCCGAATCCTTGAGCGCTGTTGTTTCAATTACCTTATCATTTTCAACTAAACGTCTGGCTGAAGAAAACGTGATTGTTAAAAAACTTGCTAGTGTTGAAACCCTTGGTTCAGTTAATGTTATTTGTACAGATAAAACCGGAACCCTAACCCAAAATAGGATGACAGTACAAAAAGTAATTATCAATAGTGAGATTATTGCTGCTGCTGAATATTTAAAAACTCCTGATAACCATGAGAAAGATATTTTTAAGAAGTTGTTAGTCTTGCCAAATGATGCAATTACTCAAGGTGATGATCGGGTTGGTGATCCAACCGAGTTAGCTTTAATTGATTTTGCGGAGTTGATGAAAGTTGATGAAATTAAATACCGCAAGAAGTTTAAACGTTTGGATGAAATTCCTTTTGATAGTAAAAGAAAGTTGATGACAACGATTAATAAAGATGGTGATCACCAATTAGTCGCTGTTAAAGGAGCGATTGATGAATTATTAAAAAGATGTACACGTATTCAAGTTAAAAACAAAGTGTTAACTTTATCTTCTAAAGATAAAGAGGCAATTTTAAAATTAAGTGAAGAACTTTCTGATCAAGCTTTAAGAGTCCTTGGTTTTGCTTATGGATTAGATCAAAAACCAGGTGCTTATGAAGAAAATTTAATCTTTATAGGCGCTGTAGGAATGATTGATCCTGTTCGTGATTCGGCTGTTCAAGCAGTGAAAACAGCACATCAGGCTGGGATTAGAGTAGTAATGATTACTGGTGATCATCAGATAACTGCGTTGGCAATTGCTCGTGAATTGGGAATTGCTTATAGTGATTATGAAGTGATGACAAGTAAAACTTTACAAAGTCTTGATGATGAGCAGTTAAATCGAGTAGTCGATACGATCAATGTTTTTGCTCGGGTAAATCCTGAACATAAGGTTAGAATTGTTCAAGCGTTGCAAGCTAAAAATAACATCACTTCAATGACTGGGGATGGAGTTAATGATGCTCCGAGTTTAAGTATTGCTGATATTGGAGTAGCGATGGGAATTACTGGTACTGATGTAGCTAAACAAGCTTCAGATGTAATCTTGAGTGATGACAACTTTGCTACCATGATGAAAGGGGTTAACGAAGGTAGAAACGTCTGACAAAAGATTAGAAGAACGATTGTCTTCTTGTTAGGGGTTAACATTGCTAATGTTTTAGGAATTCTCATTGTTTCGTTAATTAATCATAATTCACCTTTAGAAGCCACTGATATTTTGTGAATTAACTTAGTGGTGGAATCATTGTTAGCAATTTCAATGGGAATGGGTCCAAATGATAATTCGCTCATGGGTCTACCACCAATTAAGAATAATAATAGTGGTTTACTAAAGGGTTTATTATTCCCAATTTTAAAGATTGGAATTATTCAGGGAGGAGTGATGATTGCTGCTTTTTATGTAGGAATGATTGTCACACCAAGTGATTTATATACAAACCTTCCTGCTGATGCTTTCAAAGACGGAATGAGTCATTCGTTTGATAATTGACAACAAGCGATTAAGGATTCTAATTTCATTAGTAATAGCACTACAAAAACTCAGATTTTAGTTTATGGGCGCACGGCAATGTTTATTGTTGCTACCTTTGCTCCAACAATCATTGCTCACATTATTCGTTTATCAAACTGAAAATCATATCGCAAACTGAAATACGAATGAAATAAACCTTTATTATTGTTTTCAGCAATTGCTCTGGGACTGGATTTGTTAATTATCTTTATTCCTGGATTAAATAATGAAGTATTTAGTTTGCTACCAACCCACGATTGAAGTGTTCATAACTGCTGAATTATCTTTGTCTCAATTGCTTTTGCTCTTGCTTCACCACTACTAATTTTGATAACTGATGGAGTGGTTTTCTTTGGATATCACTACGCCTTGAACCCGTGAGAAAGAAACCGCGCGCTTGTCAGTGGAATGGTTAAACAAGACAACGAAAAGAAACGCGATCAAATGAAAAAAAATAAAAAAGACTAG
- the aspS gene encoding aspartate--tRNA ligase: MIRTNNCGELTAKNLDQVVILQGWVKKVRKLGGLTFLDLRDRYGYTQVVVEESQEALVKGIKPEYVLEVKGMVKARKAKNPEIPTGEIEVAAEIITVINPSALPPFVLDDDVEVSEETRLKYRYLDLRRPKMQHNLIMRAQVNHLIRNFLVDEQFLEIETPVFGKSTPEGARDFLVPSRLNRGKFYALPQSPQLFKQLLMIGGYDRYFQIVKCFRDEDLRIDRQPEFSQLDLEMSFATSEDVMNLTERLLKKILQVTKNIKINEPFLQISYQEAIDKYGVDKPDLRFDLPLKTLTSLFVNSENKLMQKFNQEKAEIRGIAIENQLLNKGQIKIFDEISAQFNLPSLGILKLENQTWTGGLASSLTPEEKNGLLQTFGLDQNAKATILIGGGKYHHVSHALGEIRNQAAKMFDLYQEPYKLLWVVDFPLFEFNAEENRYVAAHHPFTMPQTDFLPTFDIDQQNAIADAYDIVMNGFEIGGGSQRITDSEIQARMFKAIGLTPEQVKNNFGWFIEAYQYGAPYHAGLALGMDRIIMLLTGADSIRDVMAFPKNAHGIDVMSNAPDNVSDYQLEEVHLKLK; encoded by the coding sequence ATGATTAGAACAAATAATTGTGGTGAGTTAACTGCCAAAAATTTGGATCAGGTAGTGATTTTACAAGGATGAGTGAAAAAAGTTCGAAAATTAGGGGGATTGACCTTTCTTGATTTAAGAGACCGTTATGGCTATACCCAGGTCGTGGTCGAAGAAAGTCAAGAAGCACTGGTTAAAGGTATTAAACCTGAATACGTTTTAGAAGTTAAGGGAATGGTCAAAGCACGAAAAGCTAAGAATCCTGAAATTCCTACTGGTGAAATTGAAGTTGCTGCAGAAATAATTACAGTGATTAATCCATCAGCATTGCCTCCTTTTGTGCTCGATGATGATGTTGAAGTATCAGAAGAAACCCGTCTAAAGTATCGTTATTTAGATTTACGTCGGCCAAAAATGCAACACAACTTAATCATGCGCGCCCAAGTTAATCACTTGATTCGTAATTTTTTAGTTGATGAGCAGTTTCTAGAAATTGAAACTCCCGTCTTTGGAAAATCAACTCCTGAAGGAGCGCGAGATTTTTTAGTACCAAGTAGACTAAATCGTGGTAAGTTTTATGCCCTTCCTCAATCGCCGCAACTTTTTAAACAGTTATTGATGATTGGTGGTTATGATCGCTATTTCCAAATTGTGAAGTGTTTTCGGGATGAAGATTTACGAATTGATCGACAACCAGAATTCAGTCAACTGGATTTAGAAATGAGTTTTGCTACTAGCGAAGATGTGATGAATTTAACTGAACGCTTGTTAAAAAAAATCTTACAAGTTACTAAAAACATCAAGATTAATGAACCGTTTTTACAGATTAGTTATCAAGAAGCAATTGACAAGTATGGTGTGGATAAACCAGATTTACGTTTTGATTTACCCTTAAAAACTTTAACCTCACTTTTTGTTAATTCAGAAAATAAGTTAATGCAAAAGTTTAACCAAGAAAAGGCTGAAATTCGAGGAATAGCTATTGAAAATCAATTGTTAAATAAGGGTCAGATTAAAATTTTTGATGAGATCAGTGCTCAGTTTAATTTACCCAGTTTAGGAATTTTAAAATTAGAAAACCAAACCTGAACAGGAGGTTTAGCATCAAGTTTAACCCCAGAAGAAAAAAATGGTCTATTACAAACTTTTGGTTTGGATCAAAATGCTAAGGCAACAATTTTAATTGGTGGAGGAAAGTATCACCACGTTTCGCATGCTTTAGGAGAAATTCGTAACCAAGCAGCAAAAATGTTTGACTTGTACCAAGAACCTTATAAGTTGTTATGAGTAGTTGATTTCCCCTTATTTGAGTTTAATGCTGAAGAAAACCGCTACGTTGCTGCTCACCACCCTTTCACGATGCCTCAAACTGATTTTCTTCCTACTTTTGATATTGATCAACAAAATGCGATTGCTGATGCTTATGATATTGTTATGAATGGATTTGAAATTGGCGGGGGAAGCCAAAGAATTACTGATTCTGAAATTCAAGCTCGCATGTTTAAAGCGATTGGATTAACTCCAGAACAAGTAAAAAATAATTTTGGTTGATTTATTGAAGCTTACCAGTATGGGGCCCCATATCACGCAGGTTTAGCTTTGGGAATGGACCGAATTATCATGTTACTGACTGGAGCAGATTCTATTCGTGATGTCATGGCTTTTCCTAAAAATGCCCATGGTATTGATGTGATGAGTAATGCTCCTGATAATGTTAGTGATTACCAGTTAGAAGAGGTTCATTTAAAATTAAAGTAA
- the hisS gene encoding histidine--tRNA ligase → MINKPRGTSDVYGRRMEVLDGVIGRVKTILHQANYQEIMTPIFESKELFVRGVGETSDVVSKEMYEFNDKKNRVFVLRPEGTAGVVRAVVEDKMYVLNNLPLKFFYVGSMFRYERPQAGRYRQFNQLGIETFGADNLNQDVEVISLAMEILTSLTLEQNAVIYLNYLVSGEEKKPYLAALVQYLSTFDDLCDDCQVRIQKNPMRTLDCKIDGYKFTNPPSMGDYLSVQDQMRMKELVECLTALNYQVKLDPSLVRGLDYYTGMVFEIKYAADKSQESLTLIGGGRYNNLVQQLGGPSVPAAGFGLGIERLLNLLGEEKPDLFTRRELDLYVIALEFNAQVMQLISTLRASGLVVDFSLLNNTLKTGFNQAKKLQAKEVLILGSQELTSMRAKLKNQVTGKEQVIDLNQIEIIKTMIREQNND, encoded by the coding sequence ATGATTAATAAACCTCGGGGAACAAGTGATGTTTATGGAAGAAGAATGGAAGTACTTGATGGGGTGATCGGTAGAGTTAAAACAATTCTTCATCAAGCAAATTATCAAGAAATCATGACCCCAATATTTGAAAGTAAAGAACTTTTTGTTCGTGGGGTCGGAGAAACTAGTGATGTTGTTAGCAAAGAAATGTACGAGTTTAATGACAAAAAAAACCGCGTGTTTGTCTTACGTCCTGAAGGAACCGCAGGAGTGGTTCGGGCTGTAGTTGAAGACAAGATGTATGTTTTAAACAATTTACCCTTAAAGTTCTTTTATGTTGGCAGTATGTTTCGTTATGAGCGACCTCAGGCAGGAAGATACCGTCAGTTTAACCAGTTAGGAATTGAGACTTTTGGAGCTGATAATTTAAATCAAGATGTCGAAGTTATCAGTTTGGCTATGGAAATTCTTACATCTTTAACTCTTGAGCAAAACGCGGTGATTTATTTAAATTATTTAGTTAGTGGTGAAGAGAAAAAGCCTTATTTAGCTGCATTGGTCCAATATTTATCTACCTTTGATGATTTGTGTGATGATTGTCAAGTGCGGATTCAAAAAAACCCAATGCGGACTTTGGATTGTAAGATTGATGGCTATAAATTTACTAATCCACCCTCAATGGGTGATTATCTTAGTGTTCAAGATCAAATGCGAATGAAAGAACTTGTTGAATGTTTAACAGCTTTAAATTATCAAGTTAAACTTGATCCAAGTCTAGTACGAGGACTGGATTATTATACGGGAATGGTTTTTGAAATTAAGTATGCTGCAGATAAAAGTCAGGAAAGTTTAACTCTGATTGGTGGGGGTCGATACAACAACTTAGTGCAACAATTGGGAGGTCCGAGTGTCCCTGCTGCTGGATTTGGTTTAGGGATTGAACGTTTATTAAATTTGTTGGGTGAAGAAAAACCAGACCTTTTTACCCGTCGCGAACTTGATTTATATGTCATTGCCTTAGAGTTTAATGCACAAGTAATGCAATTAATTTCAACACTGCGGGCAAGTGGGTTAGTAGTTGATTTTTCTTTACTAAACAACACCTTAAAAACTGGTTTTAACCAAGCAAAAAAATTACAAGCAAAAGAAGTTTTAATTTTGGGAAGCCAAGAGTTAACTTCAATGCGAGCAAAGTTAAAAAACCAAGTGACAGGAAAAGAACAGGTGATTGATTTAAACCAAATTGAAATTATTAAAACAATGATTAGGGAGCAAAACAATGATTAG